One Bacteroidia bacterium genomic region harbors:
- the dcd gene encoding dCTP deaminase: MSISKTELRSLVLDTKEIVIRPLLDEAQIGELSIDFRLETDFLLSFQGRNSAIDVSNYENPDPSSSFFQETRRLVGSSFLFHPLQTVLCSTLEYVKLPPDVYMSLTMRSSYSRLGLSISSIVEPGYCGCISMELTNINNTPVKITVGSRIIQARFYRIKENADYFAKPRKYVCQVRPEVSLAVLDSENVTLKKLGTNLF; the protein is encoded by the coding sequence ATGAGTATATCAAAAACAGAATTGAGAAGTTTGGTTTTAGATACTAAAGAAATTGTTATTCGCCCACTTTTAGACGAAGCCCAAATAGGCGAACTCTCCATTGATTTTCGGCTGGAAACAGATTTTTTACTTTCATTTCAAGGTAGAAATTCAGCAATTGATGTATCAAATTACGAGAATCCAGATCCTTCAAGTAGCTTTTTTCAAGAGACTCGACGGCTAGTGGGGTCATCATTTCTATTTCACCCCTTGCAAACAGTCCTTTGTTCAACATTAGAATATGTCAAGCTTCCACCTGATGTATATATGTCACTAACTATGAGAAGTTCATATAGTAGATTAGGTTTATCCATTTCCTCAATTGTTGAACCCGGATATTGTGGATGTATCTCTATGGAATTAACTAATATAAATAACACACCAGTAAAAATTACAGTTGGATCTCGAATAATTCAAGCAAGATTCTATCGCATTAAAGAGAACGCAGATTATTTTGCTAAACCTAGAAAATATGTTTGTCAAGTTCGTCCTGAAGTTTCTTTAGCGGTTCTTGATAGTGAAAACGTTACTTTAAAAAAACTAGGTACAAATTTATTCTAA